In a genomic window of Cytobacillus sp. FSL H8-0458:
- the proC gene encoding pyrroline-5-carboxylate reductase yields MNKNIGFIGCGKMAQAIIGGILKSDLVNARQIIASAKTEKSLVNVKSRWDIQTRFSNSEAAEGADILFLAIKPDAHAAVIEEIKDCIQSHAIIITIAAGISLSFLEKAFGRKIKAVRSMPNTPSLVGEGMSVLSANESLSPEEMEDVIRIFSCIGRAAVMEEKMMDAIPPISGSSPAYAYMFIEALADGGVKAGLPRDQSYELAAQAILGAARMVLETGMHPAVLKDEVCTPGGATIEAVAELERKGFRAAVMSAMEQCFEKTKALSRKNN; encoded by the coding sequence ATGAATAAAAATATCGGTTTTATCGGATGCGGAAAAATGGCTCAGGCGATAATCGGGGGTATATTAAAATCAGATCTGGTGAATGCAAGGCAGATTATTGCTTCAGCGAAAACGGAGAAATCGCTTGTTAACGTTAAAAGCAGGTGGGATATACAAACGCGCTTTTCTAATAGTGAGGCAGCGGAGGGAGCGGATATACTGTTTCTGGCTATTAAGCCTGATGCTCATGCTGCGGTTATTGAAGAAATTAAAGATTGCATCCAATCACATGCCATTATCATAACGATTGCGGCCGGCATAAGTCTTTCCTTTCTGGAAAAGGCATTTGGCAGAAAAATAAAAGCTGTCCGTTCCATGCCTAATACTCCATCATTAGTGGGAGAAGGCATGAGTGTTCTTTCAGCGAATGAATCACTATCTCCTGAGGAGATGGAAGATGTAATCAGAATATTTTCTTGTATTGGAAGAGCAGCTGTTATGGAAGAAAAGATGATGGACGCAATTCCCCCTATCAGCGGTTCTTCGCCCGCTTATGCCTATATGTTCATTGAAGCATTGGCAGATGGCGGTGTAAAAGCCGGGCTGCCCCGTGATCAGTCTTATGAGCTCGCAGCACAGGCTATTTTGGGGGCAGCCAGGATGGTGCTGGAAACAGGCATGCACCCTGCGGTATTGAAGGATGAGGTCTGCACTCCGGGAGGTGCAACAATAGAAGCCGTTGCCGAACTGGAGAGAAAAGGGTTCCGTGCAGCAGTGATGAGTGCAATGGAACAATGTTTTGAAAAGACGAAGGCACTTTCCCGGAAAAATAATTAG
- a CDS encoding L-cystine transporter has translation MSTGLLILNIFVMLLLLGALFFMQKKHISFSKRVFTALGLGILFGFALQLIYGPGAEVIAKSADWFNLVGGGYVKFLQMIVMPLVFISILGAFTKLKLTNNIGKISVLILGLLVGTTAVAAAVGIATAAGFDLEAVQISGGDAETARGQQLEETYQGIEGRTFPQQMLDLLPANPFLDFTGARPTSTISVVIFAAFLGIAYLGVRRKSPDQAELFAKIVDAFYAIIMRVVTIILRLTPYGVLAIMTKTVAMSDFDSILNLGKFVIASYVALAIMFLIHLLLLTLSGLNPITYLKKAFPVLTFAFTSRTSAGALPLNIKTQKSLGVPEGIANFAGSFGLSIGQNGCAGIYPAMLAVMIAPTVGINPLSPGFIFTLILIVAISSFGVAGVGGGATFAAILVLSALDMPIALAGLLISIEPLIDMGRTALNVSGSMTSGILTSRITGEMDGNLYNDMNEKIEAEA, from the coding sequence ATGAGTACAGGACTTTTAATTTTAAACATTTTCGTAATGCTTCTGCTTTTAGGCGCTTTATTCTTTATGCAGAAAAAGCATATCTCATTCTCAAAGCGTGTGTTTACAGCGCTTGGTTTAGGGATCCTGTTTGGCTTCGCACTTCAGCTGATATATGGACCGGGTGCTGAGGTTATTGCCAAATCTGCAGACTGGTTTAATTTAGTTGGCGGAGGTTATGTCAAGTTCCTGCAAATGATCGTCATGCCGCTCGTCTTCATTTCGATTTTAGGTGCTTTTACTAAACTGAAATTAACAAATAATATTGGGAAAATAAGTGTCCTTATCCTTGGACTGCTTGTAGGCACCACCGCAGTTGCTGCTGCTGTCGGAATTGCAACAGCTGCCGGTTTTGACCTGGAGGCTGTCCAAATCAGCGGAGGCGATGCTGAGACTGCCCGCGGGCAACAGCTTGAAGAAACATATCAGGGCATTGAAGGAAGAACGTTCCCACAGCAAATGCTTGATTTGCTTCCGGCCAATCCATTCCTTGATTTTACAGGGGCAAGACCAACATCTACGATTTCTGTCGTTATCTTTGCAGCCTTTTTAGGGATTGCTTATCTTGGTGTGAGAAGGAAATCACCAGACCAGGCTGAACTCTTTGCGAAAATTGTTGATGCCTTCTATGCAATTATAATGCGTGTTGTTACAATAATTTTACGTTTAACACCATATGGAGTTTTGGCAATTATGACGAAAACAGTTGCCATGAGTGACTTTGACTCCATTTTAAATTTAGGTAAATTTGTTATTGCTTCTTATGTGGCACTTGCCATTATGTTCCTGATTCACCTGCTGCTTTTAACATTAAGCGGATTAAATCCAATCACTTATTTGAAAAAAGCATTTCCGGTATTGACCTTTGCTTTTACGTCAAGAACAAGTGCCGGTGCATTGCCTTTGAATATTAAAACGCAAAAGTCACTCGGTGTTCCTGAAGGAATTGCTAACTTTGCAGGATCTTTCGGCCTTTCCATCGGCCAAAATGGATGTGCGGGAATCTATCCGGCCATGCTGGCTGTAATGATTGCTCCTACTGTGGGCATTAACCCGCTGTCACCAGGATTTATTTTTACTCTCATTCTCATTGTAGCGATCAGCTCCTTTGGTGTGGCAGGCGTCGGCGGCGGTGCGACATTCGCAGCGATCCTGGTATTATCTGCCCTTGACATGCCTATTGCACTGGCTGGCTTGCTGATCTCAATTGAACCGCTAATTGACATGGGCCGCACAGCGCTTAATGTCAGCGGATCCATGACCTCCGGTATCTTAACAAGCCGAATCACCGGTGAAATGGATGGAAACCTTTATAATGATATGAATGAAAAAATAGAAGCAGAAGCATAA
- a CDS encoding CBO0543 family protein, translated as MNALYAFLWIFALWKWGDWRNWKMYYPTMLFYILGDFLYLYLLSDLYPMWSYDPQGIDEKVNLTNTHVSFSIMAVKYPATILIYLYRFPAGRLIKKLLYISGWVLLYTVNEVVDIKFNLIKYDNGWNLKWSILFNAVMFIILWVHHKRPAAAWGLSILFILFLWRQFDVPSAVFR; from the coding sequence ATGAATGCTCTTTATGCTTTTTTGTGGATCTTCGCTCTATGGAAGTGGGGTGACTGGAGAAATTGGAAAATGTATTATCCCACTATGCTTTTTTACATATTAGGGGACTTTTTATATTTATATCTGCTCTCAGATCTTTATCCGATGTGGTCTTATGACCCGCAGGGAATTGATGAGAAAGTGAATCTTACAAACACACATGTCAGTTTTTCCATTATGGCTGTAAAGTATCCGGCAACCATTTTGATCTATTTATACAGATTCCCTGCAGGCAGGCTTATTAAGAAACTGCTTTATATCTCAGGCTGGGTCCTTCTCTATACTGTTAATGAGGTTGTTGACATCAAATTTAACTTGATAAAGTACGATAATGGCTGGAATTTAAAATGGTCGATTCTTTTCAATGCTGTTATGTTTATCATCCTCTGGGTGCATCATAAGCGTCCAGCTGCCGCATGGGGGCTTTCCATTCTTTTCATCCTCTTCCTATGGAGACAGTTCGATGTACCATCAGCTGTTTTTAGATAA
- a CDS encoding YitT family protein translates to MFEKLLVTLIGSLLLGIGINGFLVPHHLLDGGIIGIGLMLHYYYEFPTGLSMIVLSIPLYVLAWFYEKKYFFYSLHGLLISSFIIDLLSALRGHFELSILPSSILGGCLVGFGIGLMLRYETSTGGTDLLAQLMTKLLPINIGALIFAIDGLVILSGVKIVGIEKFLYSFITILFVGAMTSLTVIKKAVK, encoded by the coding sequence ATGTTTGAAAAGCTGCTTGTAACTTTAATAGGAAGTTTATTATTAGGCATTGGCATTAACGGCTTCCTAGTCCCCCACCATTTACTTGACGGGGGCATTATTGGCATAGGGCTGATGCTCCATTATTACTACGAATTTCCCACTGGATTGAGCATGATTGTCCTGAGCATTCCATTATATGTACTTGCCTGGTTTTATGAGAAAAAATACTTCTTCTATAGCCTGCATGGCCTTCTGATTTCATCCTTCATTATTGATTTGCTTTCTGCTTTGCGAGGGCATTTTGAGCTTTCCATATTGCCCAGCTCCATTTTAGGGGGATGCCTGGTGGGTTTTGGGATCGGCCTTATGCTCCGTTATGAAACCAGTACAGGAGGCACAGACCTGCTTGCACAGCTGATGACAAAGCTCCTTCCTATTAATATCGGCGCTTTAATATTTGCAATTGATGGATTGGTTATTTTAAGCGGAGTAAAAATAGTTGGTATTGAAAAATTCCTGTACTCGTTTATAACCATACTTTTTGTGGGAGCCATGACGTCCTTAACGGTTATAAAAAAGGCCGTCAAATGA
- a CDS encoding homoserine dehydrogenase yields MSVITIGLLGFGTVGKGVYETIRKHQGRLQAILGKEVKVSAILVKNVNKHSLPDDEVLLTDDFQEIIELPKLDVVIDAIVGREPGYTYLRQAISRGCHVITANKEMFAFHGSELGRLAKEKNVSLGFEATVGGGIPIIQTIRQLLNANRIERIEGILNGTSNFILTSMREENLSFEEALRIAQEKGYAEADPKNDIEGYDAFYKAVVLSELVFGKAPAQEYSVREGITDITIEQIRLAESLGLKFKHAASIQKEKDSVRCTVKPVLTGESHPLYRVEGVQNAVSIDADIVGNISLQGPGAGMFPTASAIIEDLIHVGKADFPSAFEEAASEETIPDQPLWVILGDAEQTELPGGVEIVSEVSEKALIVKASAEAVSLLDRSDWKAYQVLGDYAHTAGKYKQVQPV; encoded by the coding sequence ATGTCAGTGATCACGATCGGGCTATTGGGGTTTGGAACTGTTGGAAAAGGAGTGTATGAAACAATCAGAAAGCATCAGGGAAGGCTTCAGGCGATACTCGGGAAAGAAGTAAAGGTTTCCGCCATCCTGGTCAAAAATGTGAATAAACATTCTTTGCCTGATGATGAGGTGCTATTAACAGATGACTTTCAGGAGATTATTGAGCTTCCAAAGCTTGATGTCGTAATTGATGCCATTGTTGGCAGGGAACCGGGCTATACGTATTTGCGCCAGGCAATATCGAGAGGATGCCATGTCATTACAGCAAATAAAGAGATGTTTGCATTCCATGGAAGTGAGCTTGGGAGGCTTGCAAAAGAAAAGAATGTATCACTGGGATTTGAAGCAACAGTCGGCGGCGGAATCCCCATCATTCAGACCATCAGGCAGCTGCTGAATGCCAACAGAATTGAACGGATTGAAGGAATTTTAAATGGCACATCCAATTTCATTTTGACAAGTATGCGCGAGGAGAACTTATCATTTGAAGAAGCATTGAGAATCGCTCAGGAAAAAGGCTATGCAGAAGCCGATCCTAAAAATGATATCGAAGGATATGACGCCTTTTACAAAGCGGTTGTTTTGAGCGAGCTTGTATTCGGGAAAGCGCCGGCACAGGAATACTCTGTTAGAGAAGGCATTACTGATATTACGATTGAGCAAATCCGTTTGGCTGAATCGCTGGGCCTGAAATTCAAACATGCAGCATCGATTCAGAAGGAAAAAGATTCTGTCCGCTGTACAGTAAAGCCGGTTCTGACAGGTGAATCTCATCCTCTATACAGAGTAGAAGGCGTGCAGAATGCCGTTTCAATTGATGCGGATATTGTCGGGAATATCAGCCTGCAGGGTCCTGGAGCAGGTATGTTCCCGACAGCGAGTGCGATTATTGAAGATTTAATTCATGTGGGAAAAGCCGATTTTCCTTCAGCATTTGAGGAAGCTGCATCGGAAGAAACTATACCTGACCAGCCGCTCTGGGTTATATTGGGTGATGCAGAGCAAACAGAGCTGCCTGGGGGAGTTGAAATCGTCAGCGAAGTGTCAGAAAAGGCCCTGATCGTTAAGGCATCTGCAGAAGCTGTGTCATTATTAGACAGATCCGATTGGAAGGCTTATCAAGTGCTTGGAGATTATGCACATACGGCAGGGAAGTATAAGCAGGTACAGCCGGTCTAA
- a CDS encoding DNA-3-methyladenine glycosylase, with translation MKEIKQYVPLPKSFYQQPTLLLAEALLGCLLIKETEEGIASGYIVETEAYMGPEDRAAHSFGNRRTKRTEIMFNEPGFVYTYVMHTHCLVNVVSGPKEKPEAVLIRGIEPVDGLELMKKRRKMEDLKNLTNGPGKLTKALDITIDDYGRHFTIPPLMIAKGIPPGEIKRGTRIGIDNSGEARDYPWRFWIADSPYVSRNRK, from the coding sequence ATGAAGGAAATTAAACAGTATGTTCCCCTTCCAAAAAGCTTTTACCAGCAGCCGACGCTTCTGCTGGCTGAAGCACTTCTGGGCTGCTTATTGATCAAAGAAACTGAAGAAGGAATTGCCTCAGGCTATATTGTCGAGACGGAAGCTTATATGGGCCCGGAGGACAGAGCAGCACACAGCTTTGGGAACAGGAGAACAAAAAGGACCGAAATCATGTTCAATGAACCAGGTTTTGTCTACACTTATGTGATGCATACCCATTGCCTGGTTAATGTTGTGAGTGGTCCAAAGGAAAAGCCGGAAGCTGTTTTGATCAGAGGGATTGAACCTGTCGACGGACTTGAGTTAATGAAGAAAAGACGTAAGATGGAAGACCTTAAAAACCTCACTAATGGGCCCGGTAAATTAACTAAAGCTCTCGATATAACAATAGATGATTATGGCCGTCATTTTACCATCCCTCCTCTTATGATTGCTAAAGGAATCCCTCCCGGGGAAATCAAACGCGGAACACGGATCGGCATTGATAATTCAGGTGAAGCCCGGGATTATCCCTGGAGATTCTGGATTGCGGATAGTCCTTATGTTTCACGGAACAGAAAATAA